The following proteins come from a genomic window of Triticum aestivum cultivar Chinese Spring chromosome 6A, IWGSC CS RefSeq v2.1, whole genome shotgun sequence:
- the LOC123128569 gene encoding uncharacterized protein: protein MEDPTKEKSGDSSVDKLYEILSKVFEQQQQQLKVVPEAIKYALEPNPVKLGGPSNYISWARHAQLILNSHGYEELLSADEEKLKSGTSTKQINDRVLVWLLGSMEPPIREQVETMTTIFEVWKALEKQFSGKSNKMQATRIMHELTNLKQGSKSVTEYAGEMKRLYRELHYYHPFEPVDKNDMTVHHTWFEPFVGKLFLDGLNQEFDLRRQLIFSKTEWLSLDDIISSVIEEETRLAQPKEHGQEKSDARAALSIQARRAPKSFRKIDKSKLFCNHCKRPGHTKDACFELHGYPTWWEKGKSQPGGGQGAHKRQANLTTSKGGLPVVDVQALEDFTSKLSLSEDLSSSQDSSTVESSFHATSHKGARDRETIGDWDRA, encoded by the exons ATGGAAGATCCAACCAAGGAGAAATCAGGGGATTCTAGTGTGGATAAGTTGTATGAGATTTTAAGCAAAGTATttgagcagcaacagcaacaactcAAAGTGGTTCCTGAAGCAATCAAGTATGCACTTGAGCCTAATCCAGTAAAGTTGGGTGGACCGAGCAATTACATCAGCTGGGCGCGTCATGCCCAGTTAATTCTGAATTCTCATGGCTATGAAGAATTGCTTAGTGCTGATGAAGAGAAACTGAAAAGTGGCACTAGCACAAAACAAATTAATGATAGAGTGTTGGTCTGGTTATTAGGAAGCATGGAACCACCTATTCGAGAACAAGTTGAGACTATGACTACTATATTTGAAGTGTGGAAAGCTTTGGAGAAGCAATTTTCAGGAAAGTCAAATAAGATGCAGGCTACTCGCATCATGCATGAGTTGACTAACTTGAAGCAAGGCTCGAAATCAGTGACTGAGTATGCAGGTGAGATGAAGAGACTGTACAGGGAGTTGCATTATTACCACCCTTTTGAGCCTGTTGATAAGAATGACATGACTGTTCACCATACCTGGTTTGAACCGTTTGTGGGCAAGCTCTTCCTCGATGGCCTAAATCAGGAGTTTGATCTCCGTCGCCAGCTTATATTCTCCAAGACTGAATGGCTAAGCCTTGACGATATCATTTCCAGTGTGATTGAGGAGGAGACTCGTCTTGCTCAACCCAAGGAGCATGGTCAAGAAAAATCAGATGCACGTGCAGCCCTATCCATACAAGCTCGTCGTGCTCCTAAGTCCTTTCGTAAAATAGATAAAAGCAAACTTTTTTGCAACCATTGCAAAAGGCCTGGACACACAAAGGATGCATGTTTTGAACTGCATGGCTATCCAACTTGGTGGGAAAAAGGAAAGTCTCAGCCAGGGGGAGGTCAGGGAGCTCATAAAAGACAAGCTAACCTCACTACATCCAAGGGGGGGCTACCGGTGGTAGATGTGCAAGCTCTTGAGGATTTCACCTCCAAGCTTAGTCTCTCAGAAGACTTGTCTTCCTCCCAGGATTCCTCTACAGTTGAATCTAGTTTCCATGCTACTTCACACAAAG GAGCTAGGGACAGGGAGACTATTGGGGACTGGGACCGTGCATGA
- the LOC123128570 gene encoding G-type lectin S-receptor-like serine/threonine-protein kinase At5g35370, with translation MGRPSPIRPHLLLVLLLGVLRSDAGTVRTELVTPDFAASYLLFIDTLGVFLRSSSGAFEAAVHGPAGQQDRYYLAVLHAPSGTCVWAANRAAPITDRAAPFRLSSAGVSAEDANGTVVWSTPPFASPVAALRLADSGNLALLDGQNGTLWQSFDRPTDSLVSSQRLPAGGFLASAVSASDLAEGDYSLNVTAADAVLTWMGSSLYWRLSNDAISIKDREGTVAYMAVNGTGLYLLAADDTVIVQATMPPAGLRIVQLGVDGKLQISSFASANSSSSPMDGGIVAPSRGCALPLSCGALGLCTPDGNASICTCPPPFPTAHDDGCAPSVGSTLLPDGYCGGRSATSYLSLGSGIAYYANKFSPPAMAGSNASSCQALCSSNCSCLGYLYDSSSLSCYLAQHQLASFINTNASNGAGMSGYIKVQSSPRSSSDSSSSNKTLIAILLPTIIAFLLVVVVGAFVIASRRRKDEQRVGRRASRSRDVQLRRQRSPGSASAHLVRDLDNDDDGDDDIVIPGLPTRFTHDEIEAMTNSYRTKIGAGGFGAVYKGELPDGSLVAVKKIEGVGTQGKREFMTEIAVIGNIHHVNLVRLRGFCTEGHRRLLVYEYMNRGSLDRPLFRPAGPLLEWKERVDIAIGAARGLAYLHFGCNQRIIHCDVKPENILLADGGQVKIADFGLAKFLTPEQSGLFTTMRGTRGYLAPEWLTNTAITDRTDVYGFGMVLLELVHGRKNRSEHVSDGGGEDSNSSNGTAGGSSRGGRNDYFPLVALEGHEGGRYAELADPRLEGRVVGKEVERMVKVALCCLHEDPHTRPSMAVVAGMLEGTMELGEPRAQALGFLRLYGRGFAGPSEGNVMKQAMVGDRTRSETTMTTMSGWPSYMSSSQLSGAR, from the coding sequence ATGGGGAGACCCTCGCCGATCCGCCcacacctcctcctcgtcctcctcctcggcgtccTTCGCAGCGACGCCGGCACGGTCCGGACGGAGCTCGTCACGCCGGACTTCGCGGCGTCGTACCTCCTCTTCATCGACACCCTCGGCGTGTTCCTCCGCTCCAGCAGCGGCGCCTTCGAGGCCGCGGTGCACGGCCCGGCGGGGCAGCAGGACCGCTACTACCTCGCCGTGCTGCACGCGCCGTCCGGGACCTGCGTCTGGGCCGCCAACCGCGCGGCCCCCATCACCGACCGCGCCGCGCCGTTCCGCCTCTCGTCGGCGGGCGTCTCCGCTGAGGACGCCAACGGGACCGTCGTCTGGTCCACGCCCCCGTTCGCGTCCCCCGTGGCCGCGCTCCGCCTGGCCGATTCCGGGAATCTCGCGCTGCTCGACGGGCAGAATGGCACGCTCTGGCAGTCCTTCGACCGCCCCACGGACTCGCTCGTGTCGTCGCAGCGGCTCCCCGCCGGCGGGTTCCTGGCGTCGGCTGTGTCGGCCTCGGACCTGGCCGAGGGGGACTACAGCCTCAACGTCACCGCGGCCGACGCCGTTCTCACATGGATGGGGTCGTCCCTGTACTGGCGGCTGTCCAACGACGCCATCTCAATCAAGGACCGCGAAGGCACGGTCGCGTACATGGCCGTGAACGGCACAGGGCTATACCTTCTAGCCGCGGACGACACCGTCATCGTCCAGGCGACGATGCCACCTGCCGGCCTACGCATCGTCCAGCTGGGCGTGGATGGGAAGCTTCAAATCTCTAGCTTCGCGTCGGcgaactcgtcgtcgtcgcccATGGACGGCGGCATCGTGGCGCCGAGCAGGGGATGCGCTCTTCCGCTCTCGTGTGGCGCGCTCGGCCTCTGCACGCCCGACGGCAACGCGTCAATCTGCACGTGCCCGCCGCCGTTCCCCACGGCGCACGACGACGGCTGCGCGCCGTCCGTTGGCTCCACATTGCTGCCCGACGGCTATTGCGGCGGCAGGTCGGCGACCTCGTATCTCAGCCTCGGGAGTGGCATTGCGTACTACGCCAACaagttctcgccgccggccatggccggCTCCAACGCGTCGTCGTGCCAGGCACTCTGCAGCAGCAACTGCTCCTGCCTCGGCTACTTGTACGACTCCTCCTCCTTGTCTTGCTACTTGGCGCAACACCAGCTTGCTTCCTTCATCAACACCAACGCGAGCAACGGCGCCGGCATGTCCGGCTACATCAAGGTGCAGAGCTCGCCAAGGTCGTCGTCGGACAGCTCGTCTTCCAACAAGACACTCATCGCCATCCTGCTCCCTACCATCATCGCATTTctgctcgtcgtcgtcgtcggcgcGTTCGTCATCGCGTCACGGCGACGTAAGGACGAGCAGCGCGTGGGGAGGCGCGCTTCGCGGTCCAGGGACGTGCAGCTCCGGCGGCAGCGCTCGCCGGGGTCAGCCTCGGCGCACCTCGTGCGCGATCTGgacaacgacgacgacggcgaTGACGACATCGTCATCCCCGGCCTCCCCACCAGGTTCACGCACGACGAGATCGAGGCCATGACCAACAGCTACCGCACCAAGATCGGCGCCGGCGGGTTCGGGGCCGTGTACAAGGGCGAGCTCCCGGACGGCTCGCTGGTGGCTGTGAAGAAGATCGAAGGCGTCGGGACGCAGGGGAAGCGCGAGTTCATGACGGAGATCGCCGTGATCGGCAACATCCACCACGTCAACCTGGTCCGCCTCCGGGGATTCTGCACCGAGGGCCACCGCCGGCTGCTGGTGTACGAGTACATGAACCGCGGCTCCCTCGACCGGCCCCTGTTCCGGCCGGCGGGCCCTCTGCTCGAGTGGAAGGAGCGGGTGGACATCGCCATCGGCGCGGCGAGGGGGCTCGCCTACCTCCACTTCGGGTGCAACCAGAGGATTATCCACTGCGACGTGAAGCCGGAGAACATCCTGCTCGCCGACGGCGGGCAGGTGAAGATCGCCGACTTCGGGCTCGCCAAGTTCCTGACCCCGGAGCAGTCCGGGCTGTTCACGACGATGCGGGGCACGCGCGGGTACCTGGCGCCGGAGTGGCTGACCAACACGGCCATCACGGACCGCACCGACGTGTACGGCTTCGgcatggtgctcctggagctggtGCACGGCCGCAAGAACCGCAGCGAGCACgtgagcgacggcggcggcgaggactcCAACTCCTCGAACGGCACGGCGGGCGGCTCGTCGCGCGGCGGGAGGAACGACTACTTCCCGCTGGTGGCGCTGGAGGGGCACGAGGGCGGGCGGTACGCGGAGCTGGCGGACCCGCGGCTGGAGGGGCGGGTGGTGGGCAAGGAGGTGGAGAggatggtgaaggtggcgctgtgCTGCCTGCACGAGGACCCGCACACGCGGCCGAGCATGGCGGTGGTGGCCGGCATGCTGGAGGGCACCATGGAGCTGGGCGAGCCGCGCGCGCAGGCGCTCGGGTTCCTCCGGCTGTACGGCCGGGGGTTCGCCGGGCCCTCCGAGGGCAACGTCATGAAGCAGGCGATGGTGGGCGATCGCACCCGGTCggagacgacgatgacgacgatgagcgGGTGGCCGTCGTACATGTCCTCGTCGCAGCTGTCCGGCGCGAGATAG